The nucleotide sequence TTATTTCATAGGTACAACAAGTCAAACTCTCAGATCGACTTCATATCCAGCTCTCCAGCTAAAGCAAGCCAACGTCTCCCAACATGGCAAAGGTGTGAGTGCTCACTCAAGAGCCAAGGgtcttgtgcttcttggccgcgcAGGCACCACACATCTCCTCCAAGTTGTCTTTGGAGCCATGTTGAATTCTTCCACACCAGCCGATCCTCCCGTGCTTCTGGTTGGCTGCCCTGGGGCAGATGTAGCAATCATGTTCAACACGAAGCTCCTTGCGGCAGACTTTGCACCAGTAGTAGATCCTCATCTCGTGACACATTGTTCCGGCTTGGGCGCTTGATGTTCCAGTGTGCCCTTTGTCCGGGTAGCACCTGGTAGAAGAACGGCTCCATAGTCCAGAAATGGTGCAGCTTGAAGGTGTAACAGTGTGATCAGCAGGGACGAAAGGCTTTGAAGTCGATCTGGTAGTAAGGGCCAGCCGTAATAAGAGAGATGAAAAGTTTTGGAGGTTTATTTGTTGTTGAGAGTGGAAGAATGAAATGGAATGAATTtcgtcttggtggtgataTTTATACTTGCACTTCACGACTCCCTGATTCAACGCTACAGGTATCGTGGCCACCTTCTACACTGAATCAACCTTGATTCATCGCCAATAATCTTCCCCCAGGGTCAGGAGAGTGCTAAACAGATGATCTATGAGCTAGAACAAGTGGCGCTTTGAATCAAAGGCCCAAGACAGGTTTTGTCACATCAATCCACGGACTGTACACAAACCTTGCATCTTTCACAATAGCGTCAATTATATTCAAGGTACATTAGGTCCAGCTCTCAGATTGACGACAATTCTCGACCTGCATTCAGACAGCCAAGTGCGGTGTCTTCCTCAGGTGCGCATttccttgctcttcttctcacAGGCACTGCACATTTCAtccttgttgtccttggAGCCCTGGCGAATGGATCCGCATGACCCCAATCTCCCATTTTTCTGGCTAGATGCCTTGGGGCAGATGTGAGTGTCGTATCCGACTCGGAGCTTCGTAGCGCAGACACTGCACTTGTAGACGATCGTCAGGCCATGGCACATAATTGCGGCTTGGTTTCTCCGATCTTCCTTTTGGCCCGGTTCCTGTTTTGCAAGAGAATTGCTCGATGACCTACAATTATGCAATCACTGAAGGTTGAGACACGCGATGACCAAGAGCGAAGAGCTTTGACGTCGATCTTAGAGGCCAACCAGTACAGAGAGATCGAAGTCTTTGTTTAGATTCGTAGGTTAGAGTAGGAGAATGAAATGGTCTACGGATTTCGTCTCCATCATGCTATTTATAGTCAAACCGACGGAGACATAACTCACGGCTGCAAGCGTGGTTCTTACCATACCTCTGCGCAAATGTTGTTGTTTCATTGTTAACAATGGTCTCAAAAACTCAAAAAGGTGCTATATATGCTATAAAATAACCTCAGCTTTCCCACTTCATGTTATCAGAGTTTGACAATGCACCACACACTGACTTACTTTATCGCGTCAATGGCGTCACGTTTCCACAGTCGACAATGATCAACGACGTCACTTATACACTCAGACAGGGAATCTCAGACAACCAGTGCTCATTTTCATTGAACTATTTGGCATGTAGGCCCGAGCGGATCCAACACTTTCTCAACTCCGGTAGTCCACTCTATGCTCTCAACTCCGCCAGTCCAAGTACCACGGTCTCTCAACTCCGTCAGGTCAGCACAACACTCCCTCAACTCCGCTAGTTCAGTGACTCGATCCATTCTTTGGCCGAAGAAATAGTTGCCTGTCTAGGAAACACCTTTTGCGTCAACACCCGATGCACCTCTGCGTCGCGATCCAGACACAGGTCCTCCACAATAGTGATGACAAAGTCCAAGTCAGCAGCCTGTCTCAGAGTCGACAGGACTGCACCGCTAGTAGCTACACCCGTAAGCACCAGGGTATCGATCTTCAGAGTCCTGAGGACGGTGTCCAAGTCAGAGCCAGCAAAGGCTGAGGTTCTCTTCTTGGTGACGACAATGTCCTTCGAACCAGCAGGAGGGGCGACGGCTGGATCAAAGTCCGACGAGATGTGGCCTTCAGTAAACATACCCTCTCCCATGGTGGAGAGACCGCCCATGAACTTGTTCCTGGTAGCCAGGTCTTCATATCCTGGTCGAAAGGCTGTTCGGACGTGAATCACTTGGACTCCGGCTTCACGTGCTTTCTGGGCAGTCTGCGCCACGAGTTTGAGATAACCCTCGCGATCAATATCCCCAATCATGGGGATGACGCCCTGTTGTAGGTCCAAGATGATAAAGGCCGTAGTGGACATGGTGGTTGTAGGTGTTTGGGTGTGATGGGAGTGGGCGTGAATTGGTCTTTGACTGGTGTGAAGGTGAATGAGAATTGGCAATTTCACTTGCAAAGAAAATGCCAAGGCGTCTCACAATCACTTATATACTTAACTCTCCTTGTAGGAGTTGAGAGTATAGTCACGGGGTTAACATGGTTATGTCCGTGAGCCTCCTTCTGGGTTCTTGGTCAGTATTTCCTTGCTTATGTCCGGGTTCGGTGCCGAATCGGCAACACTCATCCAAATGTCTTCAAATAACGACGGATATCCATAGAAAATTTGATGAGCAATTAATGTACTCGCCGGAGTTGAGACTTCGGAGAGATCCTTTGACTGCTTGATTTAGCAGCTCTCCACTGGGGGAGGTGGTTCAGTTCCGCGAATCAGACTTACCCTAGAGGAATGATCAAGATCCACAGGCCCAGTGACATGAGACAAATGCCTCGAGCGGTTCCTAGCTTCAGCTGAATTTATGCCACCTATGTGGCTCTTTCCTAGTGATGGTGTACTCAGTACATGGATTTGGCCATAGAGGATGACCGAGACCGGTTGTATTTCTcaggatgaagaggaccCTTTGACAAATGCGTGGTGGGCCCCCCCTTTTCACTGCAAATTTAACACACCCAGAAGGCCTATCCCAGCGAACCATCCAACCCCATTGTAAAATATCCACGCAAAAGAATCCATATTAAGATACTCTCAAAAATAAAGTCATAAAGCACCAGGTTATGAATGAAGCCATTGATTCAAGTTTGATTACATTCTGCTCTATTGCGCTATGCCTTAGCTGTTACGAAAGTCGCTAACCTGACCAACTATCAATCGATCCTGATCTATATTGCATGCTTACTTTTGTTTCCCTTTTATTGCCTTGTTTTATATCAATCTGTAGTGTCGCTTTAGTATCCAACTGCCCATGTTTTCAGTATTTGACTGTTCACGTCGTTGTTTTCGCCGTCCGCAACGGAACAACCCCAAGCATTCGTCACTTAACCCACTAAAGGCTCACGCTCTTCGGCGCCTTCTGCCTCTTCCACATACTTCTCCACGAGAGTGCTTCCAGCGGGAGGGAAGTTGGAGAATAGCAGTACTCCCATGGCAAGCAAAGCGATAGCCTGTATCTGTCAGTTTCTGCGGACTCGGAGCTGTTTGGCGTGGACTACATACCGCATTGCAGAAAAATGTTGCGTACGCCTTGCCAGCTTCAGCAAGACTGGCAAAGATGAATCCAAAGAGACCCTGGGTTGCGAGCCGTGCCACATTCTCGACAAGGGTGACAGCATTGAGGGCATCTGCACGTTGAGAATCGGGGCACATTTGGGTAATCACACCCTTGGCAGCGGGTGCAGACCCCGAGCCGAATGGAAGCAGAAATGCGGCTGTTCTGTCAGCTCAAAATTCAGGTTCTTCATCAGAATGTGAGTTCTTACAGAGATAAATGTGCCATGGACGCGTCGCAAAGGCTGCTACGGTTGTGAGAGCTCCATCGACAACAAGACTCCACCGCAAGAAAACCAGGTCAAAGAGAcagccatcatcctccttcttagAAGGCGGAGCCTCATACGGCTCATGGTCCGCCTGCTCACCAAGCGTAGCATCAAATTCGCCAGCAGAGGTTGGCAAATGCTGTGACGTAGCATCGTCAACAACTTCCTCCGGTACCTCTGACAAGGGCTTGGATGAAAATCGGCGACGTCCCCATGCGATGATGGGAGGAAacatgaagatgaggaagaaacTCCTCATGAAAGCAAACTCGGACATGAGCCAGCCATTGTTGCCTTGATCAAAGTCAAAGGCTGCCGTGGCGTACATCTGGATCAAAAGAGGGGCATAGCCTGTGGCGAGCTACACAACCTGAATTAGCACATGCCGAATACGAGCATGGTAGCACGAATGAGCGGTgtgggaggatgagggtATCCAGAAGGGTGGTCAACTCACCACGCCGAGAAAAATGCCGCTGCAGAGAAAGATGATACCGTAATGCTTCCTGTACTTTCCATCCTTGAGGCGCAGTGTTTGAGGTGTGAGGACTCTGAGAGGAGCGAGGAAGCCGGAAACGCCTCGCTGGCCTGGCTTCTGACCGTTGGACATGGGCTCTGGGGAGATGTAAggcagagagaagaagacgtAGATACCCGCGAGGATGAATGAGACGAAGGCCACGTCGAAAGGAGCTCTGATGTCAATCGCATCTCCAATCATACCGCCGGCTGCTGAAGTCAGTCGCAGTCAAAGGCTATTGGGCCATTGGTGACTTACTGAGATATCCCAGACCCTGGCCCAGCATAATAGCTCCCTGAAGCTGACCAAACACCGCAGTGCGTCTAAGGGGTTCAACAACTTCTCCAGCAATGATATTAACCACCAAACTGTGAAGCGATAAGCAGAATGTCTCTCAATGTCTCGGGGCTCTTACATGTAACCCGCAGGTCCGCCAAGAATCGTGATGAGCTGAGTCGCCTGGATAATCATCATGCCTTCACTCTTACCAGCGACGACACCAATGATTTGTGTCACGACTCGGATGGCCGGGATAAATATTTGAGCGAGCAGAGCTGCCTTCGGGCCAAACTTCTTGACGGTCCATCCCGCCACAAAGAGGTTCAAAGTTCCTGAGAAAATTAGATGAGGTTCGCCTGCTGTAAAAGAACAACTTACCGCAGAAAGTCGTGCTCATACCCAGGATACTGAACTGGGTAGCCGTTCCCGCCGCAATCTCATCTCGACTGCATCTATCCCCGGGTCCTTCATACGGCGGATGAGAATCATAAAACGTGTCACATGTCATTAGGTGAAAGACATAAAACAACCTGTCTCAGATCAGCCCTCCCACATCCAAAAACGCCGATCTCGACACTTACGGGACCTGCGTGAAACTAAAGCTCAACGTGATCAGAAACCCCGCAAGAAGGATCCGATTCTCGACCTTGAAGGCCCGCTTCAGCCAAGACCCTACgcggttcttcttggcgggtTCATTTTTGGGAAGGAGGGGTGTCGTTTCATCGGTCGTCATAATTGAGGCACAGCTTGGTGATCAATTGACGCGCGAAAGAATGCAGGAACAAGTTGTACAACGAGTGAGGCGAAAAATCTTGTGATGATAAATACGGATGCATTCTTTCGCAAGAGGTCCATAATTGCTAAGAGGGGCTCGGCTTTCCGAATGGGGAATAGCGCTGATTTCACGGCATTACTCGGTTATATCACAGAGATGCATTTCCTTATCTCGTGCCACCATGGGCAGAATTGTTGTGCTTCGGCTTCGATGCCTCTGGAGCTGAAGTGTCACTAGACTGCCATTAATATCACAGGTGGTGTGTCAAAATGACATGGCTGGCTATTGGTTGCTGGCGTAAGCTCTGACCTTCAAGCGACACTTGAGTGAGCCCGAATCCTTGTCTTGCCAGGGTCCTTGGCCTTAGAATGACTACGGACATTCAActccccagcccagccaaaCTCCGATCTCTCCttgcttcctcctcagcttccGCCTCAAATCTCAATCGCCTCTTGTCCCACTCCTTTCGACGCGGTGTATTAATCCCAAAAAAGCTTGCGACATAAACAAGGTCAGGACAAGCGTCGAGGAGATCATCTACATCAGATGGttcgacatcctcatccaggtTGACAAAgagcttgacgagcttcttggcctttttgcAGCTCTGCACAGCAACTTGCCCCAGAGTTGTGCTCAGGTCCAGTTCTTGGAGAGTGGAAGAATGAGAGTTGACGAGTCGGGCGATGACGTCGTTGAGGTGATTTTGCGCCGAGACATGGTCTTCCGAGTCCGTTGgatcttcaacatctccgGCTGAGACCGATACGAGCCGTTGTGGTGGAGATGCTTGACCAATGGCATCCAGATCAAGCGTGGAAATGGCGCATCCTAGACCGAAATCGACTTCTCGAAGCGCCGTCATGAATGGCATAACCTGGACAACCCAGGGGGAAATTTCTTCGATACTCCAGACACGGAGCTTTTGAAGGGTTGGACCCCATCTCTTGCAAGCTTCCGAGAGTTCATCTGCCGTGATCAATCTGCACCGCAACTCCAGCTCACGAAGAGAAGGGCACTGGCGGCTGAGATGCGACAAAAGGTCAGGGGTTTCCTCGATGAAGAAATCTTGGCCCAGAGTGAGGCATTGAAGATTGGTAGAGAGATGCGGTGACAGGGCTCGTATCATCCACAGGAATTGGCCATGAAAAGTCAAGCTGGTCAGTCTTTGAGCGGCCTTGGCAAAGCGCTCATCTTTTAAGGACTCGTCAAACGCCTTTTGATTGGCTTCATcctcttgttgttgctggtcGCTTGTCCATTTGACATTTGTTGAGTACCAGAATGTCTTGAGTCGCGGGCATGCATCGAGTAGAGCTGCCATATTCATGACATCCTGTGTCGAGACATGATTCGAATCTTCAAAATCCATGCCGCGTTCAATAAGTATGTCGTCGACATTTGGACACGCACGAGCGATGTCAACGATGAGGTTGCCGTTCTCGCCTTCAGCTTCCCATAACAGCCGAAGAGACTTTACCAAGGTCGTGAGATGAGGTTCAATGGCTAAGGTGAATCTGAATCCCCACTGTCTCGTTATGCTGTCAAGGTCGCGAGGGTGGTTGTATAGGTAGGGCTCGGCGATGGATTGGAGCGTCCTGCTGGAGCGACAGAGCGCCAAGAGGGTCACTTGTCGCGTCACATAGTCCCATTCAGTGACGTAATTGACGATGAGCTGGTAGATCTCAATAGGCAAGACGAGAGATAGATCACCGTCCCGAGCACCTAAGTAACTGCCGAATAAAACTGGCAATTCGTCCGTGTCCTCGACGTCAGCAAAGTCCTCTATGTCGTGATAGAAGTCGATGGCGGCACGAGCTCGGCGTTGTGCTTGTTCGTCGTGAGGTTTCTCGCGAGCGACCTTGTTTAGCAAGTTTCTTAGCCGAATGGCCTGGCGTCCTGCCAAGCGACAGGATATTTGGTATTCAGTCATGATGGCGCCGAGATgtggaggatgatgttgCACGTGGAGCGCGTCTGATGGCTCTCAACAAGGGCCCGCATAATTACGTATACGCGATTCATGCTTATCGTCATTTGCGGTTATGCAATTAAAGAGAGTATTGATGAGGACGTGACAAAGAAACAAGTTAACACAATTGGTCTGTTCGGGTCAGAGATAAATAAAGGATATAAGTATAGGGAGAAATGTGACTTAATTATGCCTCGATTGGTCGCCCACCCGCCTCTGCATCGGTGTCGTCGGGCGTTTTCGAACATCTCTGATTGGAGGCCAGTGTTAGTAGACAACGGGGCTTCATGGTCAATCATGATGCTTGGTATAAATACTCCGTAATATAAGCATGGACCTGCCGTTCAAACAATTTGGACGGGGGGCAGAAATGAGATTGAAGCAATCTAAGCTAAATATGGAATGTGGATGGTTGCTTAATCTGGCAAGGATTCACGAGGCGGTCAGCATTGGCTCAAACTGCCTTACAAGGCTTGAGAAATAGAAACTCTTTTAGTAAGATCGGGGACTCGGAAGACTGCAGGGGATCCCTTTCAGGAAGGTGATGGCCATCAAGCTGTCTGTAGGCAGTAAGATGACAACATTAATTAGGCCGATTAACTCGGACTGTCGTGTATATAAGTCTCTGCTTCGTAGACCAGCTGCTAACGGTGGAACCGTTTCTCCTCTTGACTTagtctcttcatcctccctctACTCTCTTAAACATGAAGATTAGCGCTATTCTCGCCCTGGGCGCCGCCATCCTGCCTCTTGCCAGCGGCGAATGTAACTGGCAAGACGTCGGAACCCTGAGCAAGAAATGGCGTCTCAGCACCTACAAATCCAAGAACTGCATCAGCCAGACTGGCAGCTGGAAAGGCTCCGGCTTTGGTGTCCGATGCATTGACATccccaacaacaccaaatccttcatcttcaccgtCGGCAGCGGCTACAATCCTCTCAACTTGGAGGACTGCACCATCTTTTTCAAGACAAAGGGGAACTGTGGGGGAGAGCAGGTTGGAAGGTCGAAGGGTAGCTGGAAGAAGAGTTCTGTGAAGAGCAAGGTGGCTGGCGCGTATATCCAATGCACCAAGCTGTTTCAGAAGCgcgaagaggagggtgaAGGCTCGGCGGAGAGAAAGTTTGTgagggatgatgatggcgagtggtttgaggagcttgaggatggaAGATTGGTCAAGGCTGATTTGGTGGAAGACGGCCtagatggagatgaggacgagagggaggaggcTTGAATTCCTACCAATGGTAGCACGGGTGCTCTAGTTGTTTGAGTATTAGTCGTAGCAGAGAAATTTGAAATGGAAGCTACACATCATTTTTGTCTGGGTTCCTGCTCATCTATGTGGGATATTTTCGATGAGTGAGACCAACAATGAGGATCCATCGACGTCAACAGCAGTCCATCATTTGAATCTTTTATAAGCAAGGTTACCTCTTTACCTACCACCCTAAAAGCACATACGAGTGCTCAGCGTCCTAGTCGAGTGGTTAACTCTTCCTTGCTTCCGCTCCTATAaactctctcttctctccgcAAACCTAAAAACCACTCTTTTTGGGATTTCACAGGTTCAGTTGAGGGCTTTATAGGTAAGTTTAACTCTTATTCTCCCACCCTAAAAGCACACTCGAGTGCTCACCTAGTCAAGTGGTTGACTCTTCCTTACTTCCGCTCCTATAAACTCTATCTTCTTTCCGCAGACCTAAAAACCACTTTTTTGTTTAACCCCCAGAGTCTCAGTTCAATGTCTTTTAATGAAGGTTacccttttccctctcatCCTAAAAGCACAAAAGTGCTTGGCGTCTGGTCAAGTGGTCTTTAATTCCGCTCCTAAAAaatctctcttctttccgCAACCCTATAAACCTACCCCCCTCTGACCAGACGCCCACCTAAAAAAAGCCATCCACCTAAAAACCAATCTTTTTGCTGTTTTCCCTCTAGCTTGTGGTTTTCGTTATTTCTTGGTCATCAACTGCTGAATGTTCTGGGAAACCCCCTGACCGACGAATTGTGTCGTGAGCATATGAAAGATGCCTGCACCGCTGGACCGTTATGGCCTTCAAAAACTAATCTTTTCGCCGTCTCTTATGTTGATTCTAGTTTCCGTTATTTTTCATGCATCAGGTTCTTCTCGCCCATCATCAGTATTCCCCTCGACCGCGAGGCTGGCCCTGATATCGTGATGGATGCCTACGCAGCTGGACCGCCAAGGTTTTCAGTTGACGCAACGGTATGAAAACTCCTTAATTTCTTCGTTGGGGAGTTTTCCCAGCAAAAATTAGGTTGTTGGGCACACGAGTCTAGAAGCCAACATCGCATGATGCCACGTGAATTAATCGTCTTAATTAACTTATTACTACACCTTGTTGGCTACTGACAGCCTCTAGCTCCGTTTTTCCTCACCTCCTTCACACACAGCAATATCATACGTCCTTGAGAATTATTCCGTTCAAGTCCCCACTCTTCTAAGACTCt is from Fusarium keratoplasticum isolate Fu6.1 chromosome 11, whole genome shotgun sequence and encodes:
- a CDS encoding Isochorismatase domain-containing protein; the protein is MSTTAFIILDLQQGVIPMIGDIDREGYLKLVAQTAQKAREAGVQVIHVRTAFRPGYEDLATRNKFMGGLSTMGEGMFTEGHISSDFDPAVAPPAGSKDIVVTKKRTSAFAGSDLDTVLRTLKIDTLVLTGVATSGAVLSTLRQAADLDFVITIVEDLCLDRDAEVHRVLTQKVFPRQATISSAKEWIESLN